From the genome of Planctomycetota bacterium, one region includes:
- a CDS encoding PEP-CTERM sorting domain-containing protein, producing MWDLSASGTTTANIGTTRGMAGPAFDPGFQGNPAQGGGLAWVTQGQGRRFLNDSVSGSSIYTTTANVPPGAQQGMIINTNPTSTTWRDIAFDPTTGDLYTRVNNSVSRANRTGANTVRGPTSNVNGQSDVIVALTATNAIVTNLGFMNAVVSSTFGNFVNNYSGDLLIFNDRTIQGQSPTNVVKFTTTSGSTITPTWTFLNGTAPPSSATGAYDFAWDPGTQTLAVLDYSNRGVSIFSTAVPEPSTWAMAGIAGSALAGQAVWRARRKKRHSAAGSGDAAEPSLTDEQSRTGAPRHG from the coding sequence ATGTGGGACCTCTCGGCTTCGGGAACGACCACCGCCAATATCGGCACGACGCGCGGCATGGCCGGGCCGGCATTCGATCCCGGCTTTCAGGGAAATCCTGCCCAGGGCGGTGGGCTGGCCTGGGTGACGCAGGGGCAGGGACGCCGTTTCCTCAACGATTCAGTCTCCGGGTCATCAATCTACACAACGACCGCAAACGTCCCACCTGGTGCCCAGCAGGGCATGATCATCAACACCAATCCGACGTCGACGACCTGGCGCGACATCGCGTTCGATCCCACGACCGGGGACCTCTACACACGGGTCAACAACAGCGTCAGCCGCGCCAACCGGACCGGCGCGAACACCGTCAGGGGGCCGACGAGCAATGTCAACGGCCAATCGGACGTCATCGTCGCGTTGACGGCGACCAATGCGATCGTCACGAATCTCGGGTTCATGAACGCGGTCGTCTCGAGCACGTTCGGCAACTTCGTCAACAACTACTCGGGTGACTTGCTGATCTTCAACGATCGGACCATCCAGGGGCAGTCCCCGACCAACGTGGTCAAGTTCACGACCACCAGCGGTTCGACGATCACGCCGACGTGGACGTTTCTCAACGGCACCGCGCCGCCGTCGAGCGCCACCGGGGCCTACGATTTCGCGTGGGACCCCGGTACACAGACGCTCGCCGTACTCGACTACTCCAACCGTGGCGTCTCGATCTTCAGCACCGCCGTCCCGGAGCCCTCGACCTGGGCGATGGCCGGCATCGCCGGCAGTGCCCTTGCCGGTCAGGCCGTATGGCGGGCGCGGCGGAAGAAACGCCACAGCGCCGCCGGCAGCGGCGACGCCGCCGAGCCGTCCCTCACGGACGAGCAAAGCAGAACAGGTGCCCCTCGCCACGGATGA
- a CDS encoding PQQ-like beta-propeller repeat protein, producing the protein MSVGELISESGGSPRRHVWGRLPRRSLTAIAIAAMAASAHAGDTAMSDWPHWRGPTGNGVSPDATPPVELGPDNNLRWKTAIPGRGSSSPVVLGPDVFVTSAVPVAGKQGELDFRLFCLDRATGQVRWSRTAVAAVPHEGTHQTHGFASASPCTDGQRVYAHFGSRGLHCFSRDGEALWQRDFGDMRIRNGFGEGSSPTLVDGMILVPWDHEGPSALHALDATTGRTVWETPRDEPTAWATPLVATDRAGGKQVVMNGQRAARGYDLATGKELWRCGGQTERPCASAVAADGVAIVASGFRGAFIGAFDLSGRGELAAGSGVLWTRSSNTPDVGSPLLSGDRVYYYKEKTGLLTCIDARTGAPHYEAARIPGVGRTYASPVAAGGHVYLTDRGGAITVIRDAPALEVVATNDIGEGVDATAALAGREVFIRGEGHLFCFARP; encoded by the coding sequence ATGAGCGTTGGGGAATTGATCTCCGAGTCCGGCGGTTCCCCGAGGCGGCACGTGTGGGGGCGGCTGCCGCGACGGAGCCTGACCGCCATCGCCATCGCCGCGATGGCCGCGTCGGCCCATGCCGGCGACACCGCGATGAGCGACTGGCCCCACTGGCGCGGGCCGACTGGTAACGGCGTGTCGCCCGACGCCACGCCGCCGGTCGAGCTCGGCCCCGACAACAACCTCCGCTGGAAGACGGCGATCCCCGGGCGCGGCTCGTCGTCGCCGGTGGTCCTCGGGCCCGACGTGTTCGTGACCAGCGCCGTGCCCGTCGCGGGGAAGCAGGGGGAGCTCGACTTCCGCCTGTTCTGCCTCGACCGCGCCACCGGGCAGGTGCGCTGGTCGCGGACCGCTGTCGCCGCCGTGCCGCACGAGGGCACCCACCAGACACACGGCTTCGCCTCCGCATCGCCGTGCACCGATGGCCAGCGCGTCTACGCCCACTTCGGCTCGCGCGGGCTGCACTGCTTCTCGCGCGACGGCGAGGCGCTGTGGCAGCGCGACTTCGGCGACATGCGAATCCGCAACGGGTTCGGCGAGGGGAGCTCGCCGACGCTCGTCGATGGGATGATCCTCGTGCCCTGGGATCACGAGGGGCCCTCGGCGCTCCACGCGCTGGATGCCACGACCGGCCGAACGGTGTGGGAAACGCCCCGCGACGAACCGACTGCGTGGGCGACGCCTCTGGTCGCGACCGACCGCGCGGGGGGCAAGCAGGTGGTGATGAACGGCCAGCGCGCCGCGCGCGGCTACGACCTCGCTACCGGCAAGGAACTGTGGCGCTGCGGTGGGCAGACGGAGCGCCCCTGCGCGTCGGCAGTCGCCGCCGACGGCGTGGCGATCGTCGCCAGCGGGTTCCGTGGGGCGTTCATCGGCGCTTTCGATCTCTCTGGCCGCGGCGAGCTGGCGGCCGGGAGCGGCGTGCTCTGGACCCGTTCGAGCAACACCCCTGATGTCGGCTCACCGCTGCTCTCGGGGGACCGCGTCTATTACTACAAGGAGAAAACCGGCCTGCTGACCTGCATCGACGCCCGGACCGGGGCGCCGCACTACGAGGCGGCGCGGATCCCTGGCGTGGGACGGACCTATGCCTCGCCGGTCGCCGCCGGCGGGCACGTTTACCTCACCGATCGCGGCGGCGCGATCACCGTGATCCGCGACGCTCCCGCGCTCGAAGTCGTCGCCACCAACGACATTGGCGAGGGAGTCGATGCCACGGCCGCCCTGGCCGGCCGCGAAGTTTTCATCCGTGGCGAGGGGCACCTGTTCTGCTTTGCTCGTCCGTGA
- a CDS encoding AbrB/MazE/SpoVT family DNA-binding domain-containing protein, protein MKITIDKAGRIVVPKPLRDRLGMTPGTELVVEADGERPRGRRAARLPAIAVVQRKGFHPTGVEPRLDQDPLTATGADRGGRSPDRR, encoded by the coding sequence ATGAAAATTACCATCGACAAGGCCGGCCGGATCGTCGTCCCCAAGCCGCTGCGTGATCGCCTCGGGATGACGCCGGGTACGGAATTGGTCGTCGAGGCCGATGGCGAGCGGCCTCGTGGCCGCCGGGCGGCGCGGTTGCCAGCGATTGCTGTCGTTCAACGAAAGGGATTTCACCCGACTGGGGTCGAGCCGCGTCTCGATCAAGATCCCCTGACCGCCACGGGTGCCGACCGTGGCGGGAGATCACCGGACCGGCGATGA